The Cohnella abietis genome has a segment encoding these proteins:
- a CDS encoding GNAT family N-acetyltransferase — MLKLPTTIRALRFILFFKIALFIMVMIAFFRNSAEPLSTSSAINISISFLAMLLLLFSISKKKHFPSIIISLVVFWFSIDMIQIMLSLVIVLLFFFKSTRSYFRSANAISAPSTDEDEAQLAEEAVDEDASGEAQPKLDVNKAQAKSRKDPEVYIREATPEDADTIYSLMHIAFEEYRTAIPPSSALEETDESVLSALRDQGESAAILYEDDTATAMVRFKYDRDEIYFFRLSVVPARRRRGYAKQLVKWIEKQGITKGLNVSRCKVRQSIQNNLVLYQDMGYEVVNQELIVRPGGTIKELTLEKRIGL; from the coding sequence TTGTTAAAACTACCAACGACAATTCGAGCATTGCGTTTTATTCTCTTCTTCAAGATTGCCCTTTTTATTATGGTTATGATTGCGTTTTTTAGAAACTCCGCTGAACCACTTTCGACATCATCTGCGATTAATATTAGTATCTCGTTTCTCGCAATGCTCCTTTTACTGTTTTCAATAAGTAAGAAAAAACACTTTCCTTCTATTATTATTTCCCTCGTCGTATTTTGGTTTTCTATTGATATGATACAGATTATGTTGTCTCTTGTTATCGTATTGCTGTTCTTCTTTAAATCGACGCGCTCTTATTTCCGTAGTGCTAACGCAATATCAGCCCCTTCCACAGATGAGGATGAAGCTCAGCTGGCAGAAGAAGCAGTTGATGAAGATGCTTCTGGTGAAGCGCAACCGAAGCTGGATGTGAACAAAGCACAAGCCAAATCTCGTAAGGATCCAGAGGTGTATATTCGCGAAGCGACACCTGAGGATGCGGATACTATCTATTCGTTAATGCACATTGCATTCGAGGAGTATAGAACGGCAATTCCTCCATCTAGTGCACTCGAAGAAACGGATGAATCCGTATTAAGCGCTCTTCGCGATCAAGGTGAGTCCGCAGCTATTCTCTATGAGGATGATACGGCTACAGCAATGGTCAGGTTTAAGTATGATAGGGATGAGATTTACTTTTTCCGTCTATCTGTCGTACCGGCACGGCGTAGAAGAGGTTATGCGAAACAATTAGTGAAATGGATTGAGAAGCAAGGAATAACGAAGGGGCTTAATGTTAGCCGCTGTAAGGTGAGACAGTCCATTCAAAATAATTTGGTACTTTATCAGGATATGGGCTATGAGGTTGTGAATCAGGAGCTAATCGTTCGTCCTGGAGGCACGATTAAAGAACTCACTTTGGAGAAGAGAATTGGGTTGTAA
- a CDS encoding sulfate/molybdate ABC transporter ATP-binding protein, giving the protein MHIEVSGLNKKFGEFQAVKDVNFQIEKGQLIGLLGPSGGGKTSILRMLAGLESVDEGDIVFHGKRVNDLPPQERGIGFVFQNYALFKHMTVEDNIAFGLEVKKWSKVKIKARVAELVELTGLSGFEKRFPHQLSGGQRQRVAFARALAPEPQLLLLDEPFAAIDAKIRHELRSWLRDMIDRLGITSIFVTHDQDEAIEVADQIMIINKGRLEQKGTPWEIYKNPQSPFVAGFIGESTIVEDVSSLRGFGTASDWPGTKALIRPEYVEVGKAGDFNLISATEEGRVRHVHFRGSEWLVEVEIGPTRLVTYRSLEKEILHPGDEVQVLIHRAYLFNDNDSWVMENKLKEDPMPVHI; this is encoded by the coding sequence ATGCATATTGAAGTTAGCGGTTTGAATAAGAAATTCGGCGAGTTCCAAGCGGTTAAGGATGTAAATTTCCAGATCGAGAAGGGTCAATTAATCGGCTTGCTCGGTCCAAGCGGCGGCGGTAAAACCTCCATTCTTCGCATGCTTGCAGGATTGGAATCCGTTGACGAGGGCGATATCGTTTTTCATGGCAAACGTGTTAACGATCTTCCTCCCCAAGAGAGAGGCATTGGATTCGTATTTCAGAACTATGCGCTATTTAAGCACATGACTGTAGAGGATAATATCGCATTCGGTCTAGAGGTCAAGAAGTGGTCAAAGGTGAAGATTAAAGCGCGTGTAGCTGAACTGGTCGAGTTGACAGGATTGTCTGGCTTCGAAAAGCGTTTCCCGCATCAGCTATCCGGTGGACAGCGCCAAAGAGTTGCGTTCGCTAGGGCTTTAGCTCCTGAACCACAGCTGCTTTTACTTGATGAGCCCTTCGCCGCTATCGATGCGAAGATTCGTCATGAGCTGCGTTCGTGGCTTCGTGATATGATCGATCGTCTCGGCATTACTTCTATCTTCGTAACGCATGACCAAGACGAAGCCATTGAGGTAGCCGACCAAATTATGATAATAAACAAGGGGCGCTTAGAGCAAAAAGGCACCCCGTGGGAAATATATAAAAATCCGCAGTCACCGTTCGTCGCTGGTTTTATCGGAGAATCAACTATTGTTGAGGATGTATCCTCCTTGCGTGGATTCGGCACTGCTTCTGATTGGCCGGGAACGAAAGCACTTATTCGTCCAGAATATGTAGAGGTTGGCAAGGCAGGAGATTTCAATCTGATATCCGCAACGGAAGAGGGTCGCGTTCGCCATGTGCATTTCCGTGGTAGCGAATGGTTAGTGGAAGTTGAGATTGGTCCTACACGTCTTGTTACCTATCGGTCGCTGGAGAAGGAAATTCTCCATCCGGGTGATGAGGTACAGGTGCTGATCCATCGCGCGTACTTGTTCAATGATAATGATAGCTGGGTAATGGAAAATAAGCTTAAGGAAGATCCGATGCCGGTTCATATTTAA
- a CDS encoding sulfate ABC transporter permease subunit, producing the protein MRRLWIGLTVAIFGIFLIIPIIRIAMGAMNEGWSGFTTGLSRPETLHALYMTGLIVVIVTVINTMFGVMLSLYLVRATWLGRRIKQLLNSIVDLPFAVSPVIGGLMIVLLLGPETALGALFNKAGIDIVYALPGMIIATLFVTFPLVVREVMPVLQEIGSAQEEAASTLGASAWTTFWRVTWPSIQWSVVYGVVLTVARALGEFGAVLVVSGNILFKTQTATTLVYQDVENFNLTAANSIALVLAAGSVTLLLLMEWAKSRRGVH; encoded by the coding sequence ATGAGACGTCTTTGGATCGGATTAACGGTTGCTATATTCGGAATATTTCTTATTATACCGATTATACGAATTGCTATGGGCGCAATGAACGAAGGCTGGAGTGGGTTTACGACGGGGCTATCCCGACCAGAAACACTACACGCGCTATACATGACGGGATTAATTGTTGTCATTGTTACTGTAATTAATACGATGTTCGGAGTCATGCTATCCCTTTATCTAGTAAGAGCAACATGGCTAGGAAGACGGATAAAGCAATTATTAAATAGTATAGTAGACTTGCCCTTTGCCGTATCCCCAGTTATAGGTGGACTTATGATTGTGCTCCTGCTAGGACCAGAGACAGCACTAGGTGCTTTATTCAACAAGGCAGGAATTGACATCGTTTATGCTTTGCCGGGGATGATTATTGCGACTTTGTTCGTGACCTTCCCGTTAGTCGTCCGTGAAGTCATGCCTGTTCTGCAGGAGATTGGAAGTGCCCAGGAGGAAGCGGCATCGACATTGGGTGCCAGCGCTTGGACGACCTTCTGGCGAGTGACTTGGCCTTCCATTCAATGGAGCGTCGTTTACGGAGTTGTTCTTACAGTAGCTCGTGCATTAGGTGAATTCGGTGCAGTGCTTGTTGTATCCGGGAACATTCTCTTTAAGACTCAGACAGCAACAACTCTCGTTTATCAGGATGTCGAAAATTTTAATCTCACTGCTGCGAATTCAATTGCTTTAGTGCTGGCAGCGGGTTCAGTCACTTTGCTGTTGCTCATGGAATGGGCCAAATCGAGAAGGGGAGTGCATTAA
- a CDS encoding sulfate ABC transporter substrate-binding protein, protein MNTGNRKHSFTRKTGLSGLLIMLAIILMLTGCGASNQSQSEPEGTIAHGDVTLVLGAYSVAKDALQDILPAFKADWKSRTGQTVSFQESYEASGTQARSIIGGFEADVTLLALEGDMAKLVKANMVGKNWKDDTYKGMVTRSIVVLGTRVGNPLGIKDFEDITKPGVKVLYPNPKTSGGAQWDINAIYGAGLKKSEKATGAKDPAAAKKFLEDVHRNIESMDKSGRASMAAFEYGVGDVIVTYENELLARIAKGVQYDIVVPSSTILIENPAAVVERNADRHGVREVADAFVHYLYSDEAQKLFAKHGFRPVEDKLAAQMQDDFPQPSDLFTIDYLGGWDNVRETLYSKRGVWYQVLAGQ, encoded by the coding sequence ATGAATACGGGAAACCGGAAGCATTCATTTACGCGCAAGACCGGGTTATCCGGTTTACTTATAATGTTAGCAATCATCCTAATGTTGACTGGCTGTGGTGCTAGTAATCAGTCACAGTCAGAGCCTGAAGGCACAATTGCTCATGGAGACGTAACATTGGTGCTAGGCGCCTACTCGGTTGCTAAGGATGCGCTGCAGGATATATTGCCCGCATTTAAAGCAGATTGGAAATCCCGAACAGGGCAGACGGTAAGCTTTCAAGAATCCTATGAGGCATCAGGCACACAGGCCCGTTCTATCATTGGAGGCTTCGAGGCTGATGTTACATTGCTAGCTCTCGAAGGGGATATGGCAAAGCTCGTTAAAGCCAATATGGTCGGAAAGAATTGGAAGGATGACACCTACAAAGGAATGGTTACCCGTTCCATTGTCGTTCTTGGTACAAGGGTAGGAAATCCTCTAGGAATTAAAGATTTCGAGGATATTACCAAGCCGGGAGTAAAGGTGCTCTATCCGAACCCCAAGACATCTGGTGGAGCGCAATGGGATATCAATGCGATATATGGTGCCGGTTTGAAAAAATCGGAGAAGGCTACGGGAGCTAAAGATCCAGCTGCTGCGAAAAAGTTCCTTGAGGATGTTCACCGTAACATCGAGTCCATGGACAAAAGCGGTCGTGCTTCGATGGCGGCTTTTGAATACGGAGTAGGCGACGTCATTGTAACGTATGAGAATGAGCTGCTAGCTAGAATAGCCAAAGGTGTACAATACGATATCGTTGTGCCTAGCAGCACGATATTAATTGAAAATCCAGCAGCTGTTGTTGAGCGGAATGCAGATCGTCATGGCGTTCGTGAGGTAGCTGACGCTTTCGTGCACTATTTATATTCTGATGAAGCACAGAAGCTGTTCGCCAAGCATGGCTTTCGCCCTGTCGAGGATAAGCTTGCTGCGCAAATGCAGGATGATTTCCCCCAACCATCGGATTTATTCACCATTGATTATCTCGGAGGCTGGGATAACGTACGCGAAACCTTGTATTCTAAACGCGGAGTTTGGTATCAAGTATTAGCGGGACAGTGA
- a CDS encoding Cof-type HAD-IIB family hydrolase → MPYRLIAMDLDDTLLTDELTVSDTTRQALNDAIAKGAHLTIATGRMFDSAQKIARQVGLNVPIITYQGSLIKNLMDEEVLYERSVPTDVAQQLFEYCQAHGLHLQSYIADKLYVQADGEKIQNYAKQSNIPYTIEPDFSQIIKHEKQTKLLIIDEPARLDALLPELKALFGSKVHLTKSKPNYLEFMHPEGTKGHALRFLAAHYGIPMEETIAMGDAMNDHEMVAAAGLGVAMENAVPALKEIANFVTLSNNNDGVAHALQKFVINV, encoded by the coding sequence ATGCCTTACCGCCTTATTGCTATGGATCTAGACGATACTCTGCTAACTGACGAATTGACAGTGTCTGATACAACCCGCCAAGCTTTGAATGATGCAATCGCCAAAGGAGCGCATCTCACTATTGCTACTGGGAGAATGTTTGATTCCGCCCAGAAAATTGCCCGTCAAGTTGGGCTGAACGTACCGATCATTACTTACCAAGGCTCACTGATCAAAAATTTGATGGACGAAGAAGTATTATATGAGCGTTCCGTGCCAACTGATGTGGCTCAGCAATTATTTGAATATTGTCAGGCACATGGCTTACATTTGCAAAGCTATATCGCAGACAAGCTGTATGTTCAAGCGGACGGCGAAAAAATCCAAAATTACGCCAAACAATCTAATATTCCATATACGATCGAACCCGATTTCAGTCAAATCATTAAGCATGAAAAACAAACAAAGCTGCTGATCATCGACGAGCCCGCTCGTTTGGATGCTTTGCTGCCTGAGCTTAAAGCGCTATTCGGCTCCAAGGTGCATTTGACTAAGTCGAAGCCTAACTACTTGGAATTCATGCATCCCGAAGGCACGAAAGGCCACGCTTTACGTTTCCTTGCCGCTCATTACGGCATTCCAATGGAAGAAACGATAGCAATGGGCGATGCGATGAATGACCATGAGATGGTTGCAGCAGCAGGTCTAGGTGTTGCCATGGAAAATGCAGTTCCCGCGCTGAAGGAAATCGCAAATTTCGTTACCCTAAGCAACAACAACGATGGTGTCGCTCATGCGCTCCAAAAATTCGTTATCAATGTATAG
- the cysT gene encoding sulfate ABC transporter permease subunit CysT has translation MVQGRWWGWGFRSAVMLYFMILIVFPILGIYGKSMSEGWSSFVNNVTEPLAWKAVLLTIKLAIISTIVNVLIGTMSAWVLIRYRFPGRRLLNSLVDLPFALPTAVAGLMILLLLGPHSFVGEWAEKLGFTILFHQPAIIIAMVFVTFPFVIRAVQPLLEEMDASEEEAAYTLGATKAATFFKVILPNMLPGILSGAMLAFSRALAEFGAVVLVAGNIPGKTLIASVYIFGEIESDNAIGATAVSVLLLTFSFIILWTVNYVQMRRKNG, from the coding sequence ATGGTGCAGGGTAGATGGTGGGGCTGGGGATTTCGCAGCGCTGTCATGCTTTATTTTATGATCTTGATTGTATTTCCTATTCTCGGTATTTATGGGAAATCCATGTCCGAGGGATGGTCGTCTTTCGTTAACAATGTAACGGAGCCATTAGCCTGGAAAGCCGTACTGCTAACGATCAAGCTGGCAATTATCTCAACTATTGTGAATGTGCTGATTGGAACGATGTCAGCATGGGTGTTAATCCGTTACCGTTTTCCGGGACGGCGTTTGCTGAACAGTCTTGTAGATTTACCGTTTGCGCTTCCGACTGCGGTGGCAGGCTTAATGATTTTGCTGCTGCTTGGTCCTCACAGCTTTGTGGGGGAGTGGGCTGAGAAGCTAGGCTTCACCATTTTATTTCATCAACCCGCAATTATTATCGCAATGGTGTTTGTGACATTTCCATTTGTCATCCGAGCCGTTCAGCCTCTGTTAGAGGAGATGGATGCTTCGGAGGAAGAAGCGGCTTATACCCTTGGAGCAACGAAGGCTGCGACCTTCTTTAAGGTTATTCTGCCGAACATGCTTCCTGGAATCTTAAGCGGTGCAATGCTTGCTTTCTCAAGAGCTTTAGCAGAATTCGGTGCTGTCGTCCTCGTAGCGGGTAATATTCCGGGCAAAACCTTGATTGCCTCCGTGTACATTTTTGGAGAAATTGAGAGTGACAATGCCATCGGAGCAACCGCGGTCAGTGTCTTGCTTCTAACCTTTTCCTTCATCATTCTATGGACGGTTAATTACGTGCAGATGCGGAGGAAAAACGGATGA